Proteins found in one Hypericibacter terrae genomic segment:
- the mutM gene encoding bifunctional DNA-formamidopyrimidine glycosylase/DNA-(apurinic or apyrimidinic site) lyase: MPELPEVETVCRGLALRLEGRRLARVQQRRKDLRFPLPRGFVGRLEGRRVVKIDRRAKYILIHLDSDEILLCHLGMSGRMLIGIGPVLEPEPHDHIILETDDGGHVRFNDARRFGMMDLVSEAGFVRHKLIKGLGPEPLDDAFTGPVLAARLKGKATSIKAAILDQRVVAGIGNIYASEALFRAGLSPKRKAGTVQGERADKLVDAIKAVLSEAIAAGGSSLRDYVQTDGELGYFQHRWAVYEHEGEACPGCDCDLAATGGIRRLTQGGRSTFYCPRRQR; this comes from the coding sequence ATGCCTGAACTCCCCGAAGTCGAGACCGTTTGTCGCGGCCTGGCCCTGCGCCTCGAAGGGCGGCGGCTGGCGCGCGTGCAGCAGCGCCGAAAGGATCTGCGCTTTCCCTTGCCGCGCGGCTTCGTCGGCCGGCTCGAGGGGCGGCGCGTGGTCAAGATCGACCGGCGCGCCAAATACATCCTGATCCATCTCGACAGCGACGAGATCCTGCTCTGCCATCTCGGCATGAGCGGACGGATGCTGATCGGCATCGGGCCGGTGCTCGAGCCCGAGCCGCATGACCACATCATCCTGGAGACCGACGATGGCGGGCATGTGCGCTTCAACGATGCGCGCCGCTTCGGGATGATGGATCTGGTGAGCGAGGCGGGCTTCGTCCGCCACAAGCTGATCAAGGGGCTCGGGCCCGAACCGCTCGACGATGCCTTCACCGGGCCCGTGCTGGCCGCGCGGCTCAAAGGCAAGGCCACCTCGATCAAGGCCGCGATCCTCGATCAGCGCGTGGTCGCAGGCATCGGCAACATCTACGCCTCCGAGGCGCTGTTCCGGGCCGGTCTCTCGCCCAAGCGCAAGGCGGGCACGGTCCAGGGCGAACGGGCCGACAAGCTGGTCGACGCCATCAAGGCGGTCTTGAGCGAGGCGATCGCGGCCGGCGGCTCCTCGCTGCGCGATTATGTGCAGACCGACGGCGAGCTCGGTTATTTCCAGCATCGCTGGGCCGTCTACGAGCATGAGGGGGAGGCCTGCCCTGGCTGCGACTGCGACCTCGCCGCCACGGGCGGCATCCGCCGCCTGACCCAGGGCGGCCGCTCCACTTTCTACTGTCCCCGTCGCCAGCGCTGA
- the rpsT gene encoding 30S ribosomal protein S20, protein MAQHKSAKKRIRQTERRTAVNRARVSRVRNFIKKLETAIATGDKTAAQAAFKEAQPEIQRGVRTGVLERNTASRKLSRLNARIKAL, encoded by the coding sequence ATGGCCCAGCACAAGTCGGCGAAGAAGCGTATCCGCCAGACCGAGCGTCGCACGGCAGTGAACCGCGCGCGCGTGAGCCGTGTGCGCAACTTCATCAAGAAGCTCGAGACCGCGATCGCCACCGGCGACAAGACCGCCGCCCAGGCCGCCTTCAAGGAAGCGCAGCCGGAAATTCAGCGCGGCGTCCGCACCGGTGTCCTCGAGCGCAACACCGCCTCGCGCAAGCTGTCGCGGCTGAACGCGCGCATCAAGGCGCTCTGA
- a CDS encoding rhodanese-like domain-containing protein — translation MSYAGDVSPSQAWQMLSQDKPARLVDVRTRPEWGFVGVPDLSSAGKKTIFLSWQDYPTMQVNPAFAAEIAKAIPDKDTPILFLCRSGARSKAAAMALTAAGYSRCYNVSEGFEGGLDAEHHRGRAGGWKAAGLPWVQE, via the coding sequence ATGAGCTACGCCGGAGACGTCTCCCCATCGCAAGCATGGCAGATGCTGAGCCAGGACAAGCCCGCGCGGCTGGTCGATGTCCGCACGCGTCCCGAATGGGGCTTCGTCGGCGTGCCGGATCTGTCGAGCGCGGGGAAGAAGACAATCTTCCTGTCCTGGCAGGACTATCCCACCATGCAGGTCAACCCGGCCTTCGCCGCGGAGATCGCCAAGGCGATACCCGACAAGGACACACCCATTCTGTTTCTGTGCCGGAGTGGCGCCCGTTCGAAGGCAGCCGCCATGGCCCTGACGGCCGCCGGCTATAGCCGTTGCTACAATGTCAGCGAGGGGTTCGAGGGGGGCCTCGACGCTGAGCACCATCGTGGTCGTGCGGGCGGCTGGAAGGCCGCAGGGCTGCCCTGGGTGCAGGAATGA
- a CDS encoding enoyl-CoA hydratase: MGYQNIIVEKKGRVGLITLNRPKALNALCDALVQELGKALDEFESDAHVGAIVITGSEKAFAAGADIKEMKDRNFVDVYVSDFITKGWERVAQCRKPVIAAVAGYALGGGCELAMMCDVILAAENAKFGQPEITLGVLPGAGGTQRLTRLVGKAKAMEMCLSGRMMDAAEAERSGLVSRVLPAEQLMDEAMKLADRIASMSTPVVMMVKESVNRAYESTLAEGLRFERRLFHAAFATEDQKEGMAAFVEKRQPDFKDR; the protein is encoded by the coding sequence ATGGGCTATCAGAACATCATCGTCGAGAAAAAGGGCCGCGTCGGCCTTATCACCCTGAACCGGCCCAAGGCCTTGAACGCGCTCTGCGACGCCTTGGTGCAGGAGTTGGGCAAAGCCCTCGACGAGTTCGAGAGTGACGCGCATGTCGGCGCCATCGTCATCACCGGCAGCGAGAAGGCCTTCGCCGCCGGCGCCGACATCAAGGAGATGAAGGACCGCAACTTTGTCGACGTCTACGTCTCCGACTTCATCACCAAGGGCTGGGAGCGGGTGGCACAATGCCGCAAGCCCGTGATCGCGGCGGTCGCCGGCTACGCGCTGGGTGGGGGTTGCGAGCTTGCGATGATGTGCGATGTCATCCTCGCCGCGGAAAACGCCAAGTTCGGTCAGCCGGAGATCACGCTCGGTGTGCTGCCGGGCGCCGGTGGGACGCAGCGCCTGACGCGTCTGGTCGGCAAGGCCAAGGCGATGGAGATGTGCCTGTCGGGACGGATGATGGATGCGGCCGAAGCGGAACGGTCGGGCCTGGTCAGTCGCGTTCTGCCCGCTGAACAGCTGATGGACGAGGCCATGAAGCTGGCCGACCGGATCGCGTCGATGTCCACGCCGGTGGTGATGATGGTGAAGGAATCCGTCAACCGTGCTTATGAATCGACGCTGGCCGAGGGACTGCGCTTCGAGCGCCGGCTGTTCCACGCGGCTTTCGCCACCGAGGACCAGAAGGAAGGGATGGCGGCCTTCGTCGAGAAGCGCCAGCCGGACTTCAAGGATCGCTGA
- a CDS encoding HNH endonuclease, protein MSKSVFTHRVGSRYDDLPESKYHFPQTYLRQVERSVGDLIIYYEPRRDNGRQSYVATARVVGVEIDPQQPGHFYALISEYLEFPQIVPYRIGDQFFEGKLRGANGTTNLGTAQRAVRDVPEHEFEAILTAAFSAATSEPSQTELANRAGISLNEPAETFDRPIVQTLISRPFRDIAFKAAIRRAYKDTCAFTGLKLINGGGRPEIDAAHIRPVGEGHNGPDSVRNGLALCKTAHWLFDRGLVTLDDDLKIVQAKGLVGQEVSRLLHADGIARVPEASHFRPHSQFLQYHRDHIFKG, encoded by the coding sequence ATGTCCAAGTCCGTCTTCACCCATAGGGTGGGTTCTCGATACGACGACCTGCCGGAAAGCAAGTATCACTTTCCGCAGACATATCTGCGTCAAGTGGAACGCTCCGTCGGCGACCTTATCATCTACTACGAGCCACGAAGAGATAACGGCCGCCAATCATATGTGGCGACGGCACGCGTTGTTGGCGTCGAAATCGACCCCCAGCAGCCTGGTCACTTCTATGCCTTGATTTCAGAGTACCTGGAATTTCCTCAGATCGTGCCTTACCGGATCGGCGACCAGTTCTTCGAGGGCAAACTGCGCGGAGCAAATGGCACGACCAATTTGGGCACTGCACAACGTGCTGTGCGAGACGTACCGGAGCATGAGTTTGAAGCCATTTTAACAGCCGCATTTAGTGCAGCCACCAGCGAGCCCAGCCAGACCGAACTTGCGAATCGTGCTGGTATCTCATTGAACGAGCCGGCCGAAACATTCGACCGTCCAATTGTTCAGACGCTTATTTCGCGGCCGTTTCGGGATATCGCGTTCAAAGCTGCTATTCGACGCGCTTACAAAGATACTTGTGCCTTCACGGGACTAAAGCTGATCAACGGCGGTGGGCGTCCCGAGATTGACGCGGCCCATATCCGGCCGGTCGGCGAGGGACACAATGGTCCGGACTCCGTTAGAAACGGCCTCGCCCTTTGTAAAACCGCGCACTGGCTCTTTGATCGAGGTCTGGTGACCCTCGACGACGACCTCAAGATTGTCCAGGCGAAGGGGCTCGTCGGCCAGGAAGTCTCGCGCCTTCTCCATGCCGATGGCATTGCGCGAGTGCCTGAAGCGAGCCATTTCCGGCCGCATTCCCAGTTCCTTCAATACCATCGGGATCACATCTTCAAGGGCTGA